One segment of Penaeus chinensis breed Huanghai No. 1 chromosome 14, ASM1920278v2, whole genome shotgun sequence DNA contains the following:
- the LOC125032187 gene encoding pro-resilin-like, giving the protein MNTQLVLLLALAAVAASDSQPSSFYGIPQARTQVSDDSSETSSESRHVYHHNDRSDEDSAEYGPAKYDFDWAVKHDYSGNHFGHQESRDGDYTQGSYYVQLPDTRLQTVKYYVDGDSGYVAEVEYEGEAQHPESEEYRVSRGRYSAPDSSEDSSETVVRAPSRFYSSPL; this is encoded by the exons ATGAACACTCAG CTCGTTCTCCTGCTGGCTCTCGCCGCCGTTGCTGCGTCGGATTCTCAACCTTCGTCCTTCTATGGAATACCTCAAGCCAGAACCCAA GTATCAGATGATTCTTCCGAAACGTCATCAGAGAGTCGTCACGTCTACCATCATAACGAT AGATCTGATGAAGATTCTGCTGAATATGGACCTGCAAAGTACGACTTCGACTGGGCCGTGAAGCATGACTACTCAGGCAACCACTTCGGCCaccaggagtcccgcgacggAGACTACACCCAAGGCTcgtactacgtgcagcttcccgacaCTCGTTTGCAGACTGTCAAGTACTACGTGGACGGTGATTCTGGCTACGTGGCCGAAGTGgagtacgagggcgaggctcagcaTCCCGAGTCTGAGGAATATCGAGTGTCTCGAGGCCGATATTCAGCACCAGACTCAAGCGAGGACTCGTCCGAAACGGTCGTTCGAGCTCCCTCAAGATTTTATAGCTCACCTTTGTAA